The Bactrocera dorsalis isolate Fly_Bdor chromosome 2, ASM2337382v1, whole genome shotgun sequence region AAATTGAGAATCTCGAAACATTGACCACATTGACGGTGAGTTTAGCTTATCCTTACGCTTATCAAGCATTTTATGTGAAGTTGTGCAAATCTAAGACCAACAGTTTAGTTATACAGTTTTAATTTAGTGTGATTTACATTTACTATATTGATAGTGATTGttttattgtgttattttctccCTGCAGCTGCACGACAATTTACTAACCAGCCTTCCTAGATCCATATGCAGGTTAGAGAAACTAGTGCGTGTGAATTTGAGTCGCAATAAGTTGAGAGAGTTGCCTGTTGATTTCTACTCGTTACCTGAGCTACGTTACTTGAATATAtcgtacaatgaatttgaagaaTTACACCCCGCTGTCAGCGATTTGCACATGCTGGAATATTTGGTATGTAAAGTAGATGTTATGTTCACGTTTTAGCagacttacatatgtaagttataTATGCGCTAATTTATACCACCATATATAGTATTTAAGTATATCCAATATTAGCAGTATTTACCttacttttataattatatataaaaatataattataaaaaaaaatttcgaaaatgccCAAAGTATTATCGACATTTATCTATTTTCTGgtcttttttcataaaaaaaatagttttgtaattttaattttattaagtttcTGAAAGTCAGCAAAGTTcgcacaaatttatttttgacttaTCCTTCGAATCCTCCACACGTTTTATTATTAAACTAAATTAGTATAGATTTGTAATATTTAGCATTGTGTAGAAGTAATGTTGATCAAAAATCGTAATATGTTTTTAGTTTGCTTAAGGGTTATATGAacttacaagaaaaaaaaaatgtatttattatttttattttttgtttaattaataaatatttttaaattttattgaataaatatcCAAGAAAAATGTACATTAACAGAatttaatatacttaaataatCGGTGTttcattttgaaacattttgcaTTCTCTTGACCCCATATTTGGCGTTGAGGAAGATTTCTCTGCTCCACatatccaaaaaaatatattaaatatttaaatttaaaataaattaaataatatttatatacagttaaCAATCGAAATGctagtcaaaattttaaattttgacaaattggcagcttccaaaaaaaaaaatcggataaGAAGTTTAATTCATTatcaaattattatcaaaaatcttaTTTCTGCCTTCACTATATCCCAGGATGTCGTGTAAAATGTTCAAGTCCATGGGTTCAACAGTTTCAAAGAATTCCCTCACTGTTTTCGAAGTTCTACACTAATTGAAACAATTCTTGCTAATatgctcatatatgtatatatgtatatggtagatgtaatttaaaattaatttttatatattttttatgaaaaatatatgctatataaaacctgaattaattttaagaatatattcCATTAAACAAgtgatatttattaatttattttcttaaataatattccatataaattataaaacttaCCCAAAAAAAGTAAcgtaataataagtaataacTTAAAAGCAAATTCAGAAAAgcatatatgcacatttacATAGTGTGAACTAACAGATTCAATAACTactaactaaattaaaatatataatgaaaatagtttttaaatgaataaaaatatattaaccgATGTAGTATCTTTAAAACAGTTAAATCCTAAAAGAAACTGAAATCTGTCAATATGTTTGATTTTATAATGTATTGGAAGATATTTAGGTAATCtgattataatatatacatagattaaAAAATATCGTATAAATACTataatcacaaaaacaaaaaaatacctaaaattaatggaaaatattatcTAAATACTAATCTGATAACTTAAATATGctatcaatattattttacatcagcatttttttgaatttttgttttctcgACCTAAcctaaaacatttaaaacatacataaatatatagtatttgcataaacattatattttaaCACTATTAATGCATTGTGGCTTTTGGTGTAtggtataaaattattatcttaCTAAAAGGATGCTTCACATAACTCACTTACGGGGCTACCGAATGGAATTGGCTTTCTGGTGCGCGTATCTGAGCTTTTACtctcacataaccacataaaaGAACTGCCCTCCGATCTGGTGAATATGCGTTGTAAGTTGATCAAATAACCAAATCAAATCATATATGccttttacaataaataaacaaatatacatgtgtacatatgtacatgtcactatttacatatacatgtatgaaatataaacattgaaaaaatactaaaatatattttgtgtgttATAATTCAAGCATTGCAAAAATTGGATCTGAATCATAACGACTTGATAGCTTTGCCCGAGGATATGGGCAGTTTGCGCAAGTTGTTATGTTTATATCTGCAGCACAATGACATAACGCAATTACCCACTTTCGAGGGCTGTCAGAATTTGCAGGAATTATACGTTGCCAATAACTTGGTTGGGGTAAGTGTACAGACAGTTGAATCTGCAatcagcctaaatgtaggctatCACTTATTAACgttgtaaatatttgattttaaaatttaaaatgctcaACGCcttctttttttgattttgaagaaaataatttccatttttctacttgtaaaattattaatttttatattttttacaaactgtgctatttttcttttcagaaaTTACCGGAGAGTTTTTGCTCAAACTTGCCACATTTGAAAATTCTCGATTTGCGCGATAACAAAATTACGAAAATTCCGGACGAAATTTCGCTACTGAAAAATCTCATTCGGCTCGATCTTACCAATAATTCCATAAGCAATCTGCCCCTGTCGTTGGGTTCATTAGCGCATTTAGTTAGTCTGCAAATCGACGGTAATCCCATCAAGTCCATTCGTCGTGACATACTTCAGTGCGGCACAAATCGTATATTGCGTACATTGCGCGAACGTGCGCGTGCTTCTGGCGAAAATCAACAGCACCATAATCAAGGCGATAGCGTTTCCCTAAACTCTGCGTCATTGTCGTCGACAACTTTCGTACAAAATAATACGGATAAAATGGGTGCGGATGGTTTGAATAGTCCACGTCGTCCGGCTGGTGGTTGTGATGAAGACACAACATTTCCCGATAAGTGAGTGTTTTCATCATTAGTGTtgggttgttgttgctttgcttttttgttatatagtgtgtacatatatgtatgtgtaattatttgtgtgcgtgtgtgattGAGTGTGGACAACCCCTCCTTTTCCAATATAGACATAACTccaatacatatatgaatatgaatgtGAATATGGATCAGCCAAGCGGAACAGCAGAACAAGCCCAAACGATGCATTCAATGCAACAATTTGCATACAATTACAATTGCTTTGAATATATGAAAATGGATATATCCAAATTTGTAAATCCATATTTCCCCTATAATAACTGCTACGGTACATTGACATCATCCTATGATCCGCATTATCCGATCTATCAACAACCAATACCATACCAAAATAATCATGGCCACGGCGGCTGCAGTATTTATTCGCAGAATATTTTCTAATTACCACATGAGTGGTTAGTAATCGAAATGTGCTTGAAATTTCAGATACAAAATGAGAAACACGCATACATTAAATGTGACCATGCAGTACTTGTCCACAGTGCCTGACGAGGTGTTCCAAACAGCCGCTGAAGAGCATGTCAGCTGCGTGGATTTCTCTAAGAATCGTTTGGAAAAGTTGCCAGATGCGTAAGTATGACCAAtagttgt contains the following coding sequences:
- the LOC105226351 gene encoding leucine-rich repeat-containing protein 40 isoform X2; the protein is MPDKIYQINQTDKDLPTSLEQLTVHEEDAWWNQMPLTNLDLSSNALTHLSPKIENLETLTTLTLHDNLLTSLPRSICRLEKLVRVNLSRNKLRELPVDFYSLPELRYLNISYNEFEELHPAVSDLHMLEYLDASHNSLTGLPNGIGFLVRVSELLLSHNHIKELPSDLVNMRSLQKLDLNHNDLIALPEDMGSLRKLLCLYLQHNDITQLPTFEGCQNLQELYVANNLVGKLPESFCSNLPHLKILDLRDNKITKIPDEISLLKNLIRLDLTNNSISNLPLSLGSLAHLVSLQIDGNPIKSIRRDILQCGTNRILRTLRERARASGENQQHHNQGDSVSLNSASLSSTTFVQNNTDKMGADGLNSPRRPAGGCDEDTTFPDKYKMRNTHTLNVTMQYLSTVPDEVFQTAAEEHVSCVDFSKNRLEKLPDALHLLKGSASELVFSNNQITKVPTFLSQFTRLTLLNLSCNQLTDLPKEMGVLNTLRELNICNNRFDHLPTCLYHTQNLEILLASDNRIKHIDATPEGLGALKRLTILDLRNNNIEQVPPVLGNLTHIATLELIGNPFRQPRHQILAKGTDAIMSYLRDRIPA
- the LOC105226351 gene encoding leucine-rich repeat-containing protein 40 isoform X1, with protein sequence MCGPAHRRLFYHIREYQMASSTSEQETEDEIEPKKERKPLAIELPDKIYQINQTDKDLPTSLEQLTVHEEDAWWNQMPLTNLDLSSNALTHLSPKIENLETLTTLTLHDNLLTSLPRSICRLEKLVRVNLSRNKLRELPVDFYSLPELRYLNISYNEFEELHPAVSDLHMLEYLDASHNSLTGLPNGIGFLVRVSELLLSHNHIKELPSDLVNMRSLQKLDLNHNDLIALPEDMGSLRKLLCLYLQHNDITQLPTFEGCQNLQELYVANNLVGKLPESFCSNLPHLKILDLRDNKITKIPDEISLLKNLIRLDLTNNSISNLPLSLGSLAHLVSLQIDGNPIKSIRRDILQCGTNRILRTLRERARASGENQQHHNQGDSVSLNSASLSSTTFVQNNTDKMGADGLNSPRRPAGGCDEDTTFPDKYKMRNTHTLNVTMQYLSTVPDEVFQTAAEEHVSCVDFSKNRLEKLPDALHLLKGSASELVFSNNQITKVPTFLSQFTRLTLLNLSCNQLTDLPKEMGVLNTLRELNICNNRFDHLPTCLYHTQNLEILLASDNRIKHIDATPEGLGALKRLTILDLRNNNIEQVPPVLGNLTHIATLELIGNPFRQPRHQILAKGTDAIMSYLRDRIPA
- the LOC105226351 gene encoding leucine-rich repeat-containing protein 40 isoform X3, which gives rise to MNNNRASGGEGGIDATTSTTNSVHSINNSASRTCRVRSRLGELNPLFHKRNKTEDDKAFPPHLIKQARKTGALQLSGRGLTSVPDKIYQINQTDKDLPTSLEQLTVHEEDAWWNQMPLTNLDLSSNALTHLSPKIENLETLTTLTLHDNLLTSLPRSICRLEKLVRVNLSRNKLRELPVDFYSLPELRYLNISYNEFEELHPAVSDLHMLEYLDASHNSLTGLPNGIGFLVRVSELLLSHNHIKELPSDLVNMRSLQKLDLNHNDLIALPEDMGSLRKLLCLYLQHNDITQLPTFEGCQNLQELYVANNLVGKLPESFCSNLPHLKILDLRDNKITKIPDEISLLKNLIRLDLTNNSISNLPLSLGSLAHLVSLQIDGNPIKSIRRDILQCGTNRILRTLRERARASGENQQHHNQGDSVSLNSASLSSTTFVQNNTDKMGADGLNSPRRPAGGCDEDTTFPDKHNSNTYMNMNVNMDQPSGTAEQAQTMHSMQQFAYNYNCFEYMKMDISKFVNPYFPYNNCYGTLTSSYDPHYPIYQQPIPYQNNHGHGGCSIYSQNIF